Within the Corallococcus exiguus genome, the region GGACCGCGCGGGACGTGATGCGGCTGCACCTGTCGCGCATGGGCTGTGACGCGGTGGGTCTGGAGGGGGCGGATGCGTGCCTGGCGGAGCTGGCGCAGCGGACGCCGGCGCTCATCCTGATGGACCTGCACCTGGAGAAGCTCCAGGGGGACGAGGCCTGCCGCCTGGTCAAGGCGCACCCTGCGGGGCGCAACGTCCCGGTGGTGATGTTCACCGCGGCGGATGAACCCCATGAGGTGATGCACTGTGGGCGCGCGGGCGCGGACGACTTCCTGCCCAAGCCGGTGAGCCAGGAGGCGCTGGCGGCGAAGGTGGCCGCGGTGCGGCTGTCGCGTGAGCGCGCCTGGACGGGCCCTCCGCGCGGCCGGGGCGTGCTGCTGGTGGAGGGCGGCCGGTTCCTGCACACCTTCCTGGGCGGAGCGCTGGAGCACGAGGGGATGCACGTGCTCTACGCCAAGGACCTGGATGACGCGGCGGCGCAGGCCGTGGCCCAGGGCGAGCGGCTGGACGGCTTCGTGGTGGACGTGTCGCGGCTGCCTCGGGAGGCCCTGTCGCTGGCCACACGCCTGCGCGAGCAGTTCCCACGCAAGCCGCTGGTCTTGATGTCGCGGGTGGAGGAGGCACCGGACGTGCTGGAGCGCGCGCAGGAGCTGAGCGGCGCGCCGCTGTTGCTCAAGCGGCAGCTGGGCGCGGACGAGCTGCTGGCGAAGGTGCTGGCGCGCCTGTCGCAGGGCACGCTCCCCTTGAGGGCCGCGGAGCGGGTGCCTTTCTTCACCGTGGTGGAGTTCAACACGCCGGGTGGCCCCACGCTCAGTGGCTTCAGCCATGACGCCAGCCCCCAGGGCCTCTTCGTGCGCACGCTCACGCCCGCGCGCGAGGGCTCGCGGCTGTCCCTGCGCCTGGTGATGGCCGGCCAGCGCACGCCCTGCGAGGCGCAGGCGGTGGTGGCGTGGTGCAACCCGCCCGGGATGGGGAGCGCGTTCCGCTCGCAGACGGGCATGGGCCTGCGGCTGGAAGGCATGGACGCGCAGCTGCAGCAGCGCTTCGTGCGCTTCGTGCCCCAGTCCCTCGGTTTTCCCACCGCCAGTCCCGTGCGCGCCTCAGGTTTCTGAGAGCGGCGGGTGACCCCGCGCGCCTCCCAACCCCCCGCAATCACGGACAGAAGCGACGGGATTCTCCCCTGGCATGGGCGTGGCAAAGCGCCGAGCCCCGCGAGGCAGTCGACTTTCGAGGGAGGATTCACGCATGCGTCTACGTCTTTTCGGAACGGTGGGGCTCACGCTGCTGGCGGTGGGGTGCGGTGACGGGGGCAAGGCCCCGGAGGGCCTGGACAACGAACCCGTGCAGCAGTCGCTGAAGCTCACGACCTTCGACGACTGCTCGGCGCTGGAGCAGTACATCGAGGACACCGCGACGAAGCAGATGCGCGCGAACCTGGAGCAGCAGAAGCCCGGTTATTGGGAGCGCTTCGGCCGGGGGACGCGCGGCGGCGTCGTCTTTGGCCCCATGCCCGCGGAGGACTCGGCGGGGGGCGGCGTGAACGCCGGCGCCGGTGGCGGCCAGGCGCCGAATGACTCCACCGGCACCAACAACCAGGTGGAGGGCGTGCACGAGTCGGACTTCGTGCAGAACGACGGCACGCGCATCTTCGTGCTGTCGGGCAACCGGCTGTACGCGCACCGCTCGTGGCCCGCGGAGCAGCTCACGCTGGCGGCGACGCTGGAGGTGGAGGGCTGGCCCCGGGAGATGCTGCTCGACGAGAAGAACCGGCTGGTCATCGTCTCGCAGGTGGCGCTGTCGCTGCCGGGCACCCCGACGAAGGTGGGCGGGGGCGTGGGCGGGGGCATGGTGCCCGTCGCGGACATGGCCTGCTACGGCTTCGGCTGCGGCTACTACAACGCGGACAGCACCAAGGTGACCACGGTGGACGTGTCGGACGTGGCGCACCCCACGGTGGTGGATCAGGTCTACCTGCCCGGCGTCTTCAACCAGGCGCGCCGCGTGGACAGCAACGTGCGGCTGGTGCTGTCGGACGCGTTCCGCTGGCCGGAGGACGTGAAGTTCTGGGTGGAGTACTCGGAGGACCTCTACAAGGACGAGGGGAAGCTCACCAAGACCCTCGACGCGCTCATCGTCGAGAACGAGAAGCGCATCCGCGCGAACACGCTGGACCAGTGGCTGCCCGCGGGCCGGCACGTGGACGCGGACGGGGTGACGACGGCGCTGCCCACGTCCTGCGGTGACTTCTACCGGAGCAACGCGCCGTCCGCGCTGGGCTTCGTGACGGTGGCCTCGCTGGACCTGGACGCGCGCACGGCGGCGCCGGGGCGCACCAGCCTGGTGGCGGAGCCGGGCACGGTGTACGCGTCCAAGGAATCGCTGTACCTGGCGCACTCGCACTACTGGTGGTGGCCGCAGCCGGGGCAGAAGGACTTCACCTACCTGCACAAGTTCGACCTGCGCCAGCCGGGCCGCGCGGTGTACGCGGGCTCCGGCACGGTGGAGGGCACGCCCGTCAACCAGTTCGCCCTGGACGAGTACCAGGGCGTGCTGCGCATGGCCACCACGGTCACCACGCGCCTCCCGGAGCCGGAGCACCAGGACTGGTGGTGGGGCCGCACCACGACGGCCAGCCGCGTGACGACGCTGGGCGTGAAGAACGGGCAGCTGGCGGAGCTGGGCCGCAGCGAGGACCTGGCCGAGGGCGAGCGCATCTTCAGCGCGCGCTTCGCGGGCCCGCGCGGCTACGTCGTCACCTTCCTCCAGGTGGATCCGCTCTTCACCTTCGACCTGAGCGACCCGGCGCACCCGCGCAAGGTGGGTGAGCTGAAGGTGCCCGGCTTCTCCACGTACATGCACCCGGTGGGCGACCACCACCTGCTGACGATGGGCATCCACACGGAGCCCAACGGCGGCTGCTGCGGGACGAGCACCCTGAAGCTGTCCCTCTTCGACGTGAGCGACCTGGCGAACCCCAAGGAGGCCGCCACGCAGCTGGTGGGCGAGGCCTACGGCTGGAGCGAGGCCCTCTACGAGCACAAGGCCTTCAACTACTTCGCGGCCAAGGGGCTGGTGGCCATCCCGTTCACGGACTACTCGAGGTCCTACTCGTCCTATGAGAACTACTGGCAGGGCTTCCGCACGGAGCTGCGCGTGTTCCGGGTGGACCTGGCGGCGGGCATCTCCCCGGTGGGCGCGGTGCCCATGTCGGACCTGTTCAGGACCACGGGCATGCCGCAGTGGAGCTACTACTACGTGCCGGATGTGCGCCGCAGCGTGATGGCGGATGACTACGTCTACGCCATCAGCGACGCGGGGGTGCGCGTGTCGAAGGTGGACAGCCTCCAGACGCCGCTCGTCACGGTTCCGTTTCCGGTCAGCACTCCCTGACGGGGCGGGCGGGCGGTCAGACGGGGTCGGGGATTGCGTCGCTTGCACCAGCGCAATCCCTTCCCTATAGGCCCCGTCATGCCGCCCGAAGCCGTCGAGCCCTCCGTGTCGTCCTCCCCCCCGGCCCGCGGCGCGAAGGGGGAGCTGCGCGCCCTGCTACGGCTGGCGATTCCCCTGTGCATCGCGCAGGCGGGCCAGTCCCTGATGAGCGTGACGGACACCTTCATCGTCGGCCGGGCCGGTACGTCCGCCCTGGCGGCGGTGGGCCTGAGCCACGCCCTCTTCTTCGCCGTCAGCAGCTTCGGCATGGGGCTGATGATGGGCGTGGACCCGCTGGTGTCCCAGGCCATTGGCGCCGGCCACCCGCGCCGCGCTCGGGACGTGCTCTGGCAGGGCGTGTGGCTGTCCGCCTTCGTGGGCGTGGTGCTGTGGGCGGTGCTCATCACCGTGCCGGCCGGACTGCCATGGGTGGGCGTGGCCGAGGAGCAGATCGTCCAGGTGCGCGCCTTCCTGCACTTCCGCGCGCCCAGCCTGCCCCTGATGCTCATCTTCCTCACGGTGCGCGCGTACCTGCAGGCCATCGGGACGCCCCGGCCGCTGGTGGTGTCCGCCGTGCTGGCCAACATCATCAACGTGATGCTGGTGCCGCTGTTCGTCTTCGGCGGCGAGTCGTTGCCCGCGTGGGCCGGACCGCTCACCCACGTGCCGGCCATGGGCGCGGCGGGCGCGGCGCTGTCCACGCTCCTGTGCACGGCGCTGGAGGTGCTCATCGTCGCGCGGGCGGTGCAGGCCATCCCCGTGCCGGGCACGCCGTCACGCAGGCCGGTGAAGGCGGATCAGCTGCGGGCGTTCCGGGTGGGGCTGCCCATTGGCCTGCACATCGCGGCGGAGGTGGGCGTCTTCGCGCTGGCGGGCGTGCTGTCCGCGAAGCTGGGGCCGGAGAGCGTGGGCGCGCATCAAATCGCCATCTCCTTCGCCAGTCTCACCTTCACCATGGCGCTGGGCATCGGCAACGCGGGCAGCGTGCGGGTGGGCTGGGCCGTGGGCGCGCACGACACGCCGCAGGCCCGCAGGAGCGGGCTGATGGCCTTCGCCCTCGGCGCGGGGGTCATGTCGCTCGGCGGGCTCGTGTTCGCGCTCTTCCCCCGGAGCCTGGCGACGCTGGCCGGAGCTCCGCCGGAGGTGCTGCCGCTGCTGCTGCCCCTGCTGATGGTGAGCGCCATCTTCCAGGTCTTCGACGGTGTGCAGGGCGTGGGCGCGGGCGTGCTGCGCGGCGCCGGCCAGACGCGCTTCACCTTCGTGGCCAACATCGTGGGCCACTACGCCGTGGGCCTGCCCCTGACCCTGCTCCTGGGCTTCCACCTGGGCATGGGCGTGCTGGGCATCTGGTGGGGCCTGTGCGCGGGCCTCATCACCGTGGCCGCCGCCGTGCTGTGGCGCTTCTGGCGCGTCAGCGCGGGCACCCTCCGGCCCCTGGAGGGCTGATGGGGGTTGTTGGGGGTTGTTGGGGTGTAAAATTCCAGTGCAGGGAAAAGTTCCAAGAATCTAGGAAACGGCCGCAACCTGGATCTGGAAGCCCCGACAATTGTCCCAGGAGCCTACATGTCCAACTACCGCATCCGCCCTGGCGACACCCTCTCTGGCCTGGCCGCTCGTTTCGGCACCTCCGTGCAGAAGCTGGCGCGCGACAACAACATCTCGAACCCGGACCTCATCTTCTCGGGTCGGACGCTGCGCGTCGGCCACTCCGGCCGTGACAGCTTCGACGCGGGTGGTGGCCGTCAGGGCGTCCGGGGTGGGCGCGGCGTGGGCGGTGGGCAGGACGTGGGCGGCCCGATGGGCGTGGCCCCCACCGGCGGGACCGACAAGGGTCGCCGGTTGGCGGAGGCGGCGCGCGCGGCGGCCATGGGCATGGGCGGCTACAACAGCCAGGGCCTCTGCGCCACGGGCGTGAGCCGGGCCATCCGCAACTCCATGGGCATCGGCGTGTCGGGCAACGGCAACCAGATCGACAACAACCTGCCGCGCGACAAGTTCCGCCAGGTGGACATGTCCCTGGAAGACGCGCTGAAGATTCCGGGCCTCGTGCTCACGTGGGAGAGCACCTCCACGCGCCTGGGCAGCATCTACGGCCACACGGCGGTGACGCTGGGCGACGGCCACTCGTCCGCCAGCGACTTCATCGAGCGCAACACGACGAACAACGGCCGCTCGGGCTTCAAGGTGTTCATGCCCATCGAGTAGCCCTCCGGCTCCTCACGGTGGCGCATCACGAGAGCCTCCGGGTCCTTCCGACCGGAGGCTTTGTCGTGTCCCGAGTCCGGCACCCACCGCGACTTCAGGCCGGCAGGTACTGGCGGATCATCTGCCGCCACACGGGCCAGTCGTGGGTGCCGCCGTCCCAGATGGACAGGTCGTTGCCGATGTCCTTCTGCCAGAGGACCTTGGAGAGGTTCTCGTTGGAGGGGCGGCAGAAGTCGTGCTCGCCCACGGCCAGGGTCATCTCCACGCGGCGCAGGGCGGACAGGCGCCCCGGGTCGTGCAGGTTGGGCAGCCACTGCGGCGCGGTGTGGAAGTACACCTGTTCGTCGTGGTGGCCGTCGAGGAAGTCCTCCGTCTCGAACTTGCCGCCCATGGAGATGAGGCGCTGGAAGACGTCCGGGTGGCGCAGGCCCACGTTGTACGTGTGGAAGCCGCCCAGGCTGCACCCGGCGAGCGTGAGGCGGCCCCCGGCGGCGCGGCCCTTCGCGAGCGGCACCACCTCATGCAGCAGGTAGTCCTCCCACTGGGCATGGCGGGCCACGCGCACGGCGGGGGCGACGTCCTTGTTGTACCAGGACTCCTCATCCACCGAGTCCACGCACACCACGACGTAGCGGCCCGCGGCGATGCCGTCCGCGATGGCGCTGATGAGGCCGAAGTCCTCGGCCTGGAAGAAGCGGCCCTTGCTGGTGGGCACCAGGATGACGGGTTCGCCCGAGTGCCCGTACAGCAGCACTTCCATGTCCCGGTTCAGCCGCGGGCTGTGCCAGCGGTGGTATTCGCGGTTCATGGCCGCCACCTTACCCGGCGCGTTCGCGGCGCGAATACGACCGCCGGGCGGACGCGCACCGGTCAGCCGCCAGTGAACACCTGCCGGGGTTGCTCCACACCTCGCCAAGGGGTGAGGAAGGCATCCGCCTCCTTCGCGATGAGCTCCAACGAGGCGGTCAGCTCGTGGCCGTCATCCACCTCCACCAGCCGGACGTGGCGCTTGCCCTGGGCCCACTCGCGCGAATAGCGCACGTCGCAGGTGTCGTCCTGGCGGCCGTGGATGATGAGGGTGGGCACGCGCACGTCGGGCCAGGGGCCGCGCTTCGTTTCCATGAGCTGGGCCTCCTCCATGACGCCGTGGTGCACGCGCGTGCGGCGCTTCTCCGCGTGGTCATCCGTCTCCAGGTAGCCCGTGCGCTTCCACTCCGCCCAGGCGTGGGGGCCCAGGCGGCGCTGGAGCTGCTCCACGAAGTGGAAGGCGGGGGCCAGCAGCACCAGTGCCCCCACGCGCGCGTCCTGCTCCGCGGTGCGCGCGGCGACGAGCCCGCCCATGCTGGAGCCGATGAGGACAGCGCGGTCATGGGGAGCGCCCAGCGCGTCCCGCACGGTGTCCAGCATGGTGTGCAGGCTCAGGTGCTCCAGCGACGGCACGCGCAGGTTGAGACGCTCCAGCGCGATGCCCTGCTTCGCCCAGTGCGCGTCCAGCCAGACGCCCTTGGCGGAGAGGGGGCCGGAGGCGAAGCCGTGCAGGTAGAGCCAGCGGGGAGCAGGGGTGGGGGGCGGCGCGTTCATGGGCGCGCACTGTACCCGCGCTAGAAGCGCAGCACGGGTCCGGCGACGATGCTCTGGAGCGGTTTGGAGCACATGTCCACGCTGACGCCCGCGCTGGCGCTGGTGTCTTCCGCGGCCTTGGTGAACTTCACGTCGCAGAACTGGATGGCGGTGGCGATGGAGATGCCCCACCGGTCGGAGATCCAGCCGTCCAGGCCCACGCGGAAGGCCATGCTGGTGACGTCGAAGTCCTCGCGGCGCAGCTGGCCCAGGCTGTCCGGGGTGAAGGGCTGCGACCAGCTCTTGGCCAGGCGCGCGCCCACCCACGGTGTGACCGGCTTGTCGCCGAGGAAGCGCAGGCGGGCTTCCAGGCCCACGGCCGTGTAGTCCAGTTGCACGCGGCTCATCTCGGAGGGGTTCTGGGCCTCGGCGAACTGCTGGCCCCAGGTCTGGGTGGTTTCGAAGACGACGCCCAGGGACAGGCCGGGCGGCGTCTCCACGGCGAGCCAGGCCTGGAGGGCGGGGCCCTTGGCGCGCCAGTCGCTGAAATGATCCAGGGTGATGCCCGCGCCCAGGGAGGCATAGCCGTGCCACCCGTCCGCGACCGCTGGCCCCGCGCCCAGCACGCCCGCCAGGGCCAGCCACTTCCACTTCGTATCCATGCCGCCACTGTATGCCGGACCGGGGGCGAGGCTAGGCTTGCGGGCATGTCCGTATCTTTCGAGGTCGCGGCGGCCGAGGTCCGCGACGCGCTCACCGACGCGAGTCGGGGGTTGGTGGAGCGCGAGGCGATGGTGGAGTTGGTGGCGCTGTCGGCGGTGGCGGGCGAGCACCTGCTCGTGGTGGGCCCGCCGGGCACCGCGAAGAGCGAGGCGGTGCGCAGGACGGCGCGCGGCCTGGGTGGTGCGTACTTCGAATACCTGCTGGGTCGCTTCACGGAGCCGTCTGAAATCTTCGGGCCGGTGGACCTGCGCAAGCTGCGCGAGGGGCTGGTGGAGACGGAGACGGCGGGCATGTTGCCGGAGGCGGAGGTGGCCTTCCTGGACGAGGTGTTCCTGGGCTCCACCGCCATCCTCAACACGCTGCTGGGGTTGCTGAACGAGCGCACCTTCCGGCGAGGCCACACGCGCATGCAGTGCCCGCTGCGGGTGTGCGTGGGCGCGTCCAACGCGCTGCCGGAGGACGATGCGCTGGCCGCGTTCGCGGACCGGTTCCTCGCGCGCATCTTCGTGGAGCCGGTGCCGGATCCGCGGTTGGAGGAGTTGCTGGAAGGAGGCGCGTCGCTGTGGGCGGATGCGGCGCCGCGAGTGGCGTCGCTTGCGTCCCTGGACGTGGTGGCGCAGGCGGCGAGGCGCGCGGACCTGGGGCCGGTGCGGCCGCACCTGGCGCAGGCGCTGCGGACGTTGCGGGCGGCGGGCATCGCGCTGTCGGACCGGCGCGCGGTGAAGGTGCAGCGGTTGGTGGCTGCCGCCGCGGCGCTGGCGGGGAGGACGACGCCGGGCGTGGCGGACCTGTGGCCGCTCGTCTACGCGGTGCCCACGAAGGAGGCACAGGCGCTGGCGCGCGATGTGCTGCGCGACGTGCTGTCCGCGTCGGAGAACCTGGCGCTGCCGGCCGCGGCGCTGGAGGCGAGCGCGGGGCCTCTGGCTCGGGCCCAGCGCATCGCGCAGGCGGGGCATGTGTTGCTGGAGTCGCGGCCCGTGGACTTGGACGCGGTGGCCGCGTGGCGGCTCAAGCTGGAGGGCGTGGCGCGCGAGATGGATGCGGGCTTCGCTCCGGAGGCACTGCCGGAGACGCTGCGTGCGTTGCGTGGCGCGGTGGCGGCGGTGCTGGCGGAAGAAGCGAGCACTCGCGCGGCGTGATGCTGGTGGCCTCTCCTGTGGAGTTGCCTGCCCCGACGGCACTGAAGGTGCCGTTACTCCAAGGGACTCTGCTCGACGTACTTCGCGAGTTTCTCCAGGGACATCCGCCAGCCGAGCTCGTTGTCCGCGGGCGGTACGCCGGGTGGCAGTCCTTCGTGCACGGAGAGCAGGTCGGTGCCTCCGTCTTGCGCGTCGGTGAGCGTGAACGTGATGATCATCTCTCCTTGGAGCGCGGGGTCGGTGGTCTCGAACTCGGTGGTTTCGATGACCTGTTCGTCCGGCACGAGCTTCACGAAGCGGCCGTGATGCGTGTCCATATGTGCGGTCGTCTTGCCGGTCTCCGTGGGCGCGTCGTAGGTGAGCGAGATTCGGAACGCGCCTCCTTCGCGCGGTTCGAAGACGTGCACCTGACTCGTCATGCCGTCGGGCACCATCCATGTCGCGACCGCGCGGGCGTCAATCAGGGCGCTGTAGACGCGTGAGCGGGGGGCCTTCAGGTGGTGGTGGATCCGGGTCGTGCTCATGCTCGGGAGCATGAGCAGGGCTCCGGACGCTGTACAGCTCGAGTCCGGGGGCCTGTCGCGTGTCGGTCCCTCTGTTGGCGCTGACGCCCGTTCGTTAGAGTGCCGGGGTGATCAACGGGCGTGGGATGCGCGGGAGCAGGGCGTCATGAGGCCGCCTCTGGAGCCGGTCGTCGCGGGACTTCCCGTGCGCTGGCGCCCCCGGGCCCTGCCCCTGGAGCCCGTGGCCGTGGCGGGCGTTGGTCCCGTGGCGCTCGCACTGGGACACCGCGCTTCGCGGGCGGAGGACGCGACGCTCGCGTCGTGGACCGGTGTCGCGGGACCGGATGTGCTCGTGCTGTTGGGGACCGCCGCTTCGCTGCCCTGGGTCGATGGTGCGGTGTACCTGGGCCGTGATCCGCTGGCGCCCGCGCTGCTGCTTCCCTGCGCGCTGGAGCCGGATGTGGCGCCTTCGCTGTTGGAGCGTGCGCTGCTCGCGGGGCAGGGCGATGCGCCGCTCGTGGTGCTGCCTGCGTCAGGGGTGCTCGTCTCCGTCGCGGCGGCCAAGCCTGTCGCGCGCGCTTCGCTGACCGCGTGGTTGTCCGTCCCGGCCGTGGAGGCCGCTTCGTGACGACCGCATTGCCTCCCGCGCTGCGCCCCTGGGCGACGCAGCTGTCCCTCTTTCCGGAGGACCTGGCGCGCCACCTGGGGCCGCACGTGGCGCGGCTGTCGGCGGCGGTCGGAACGCTGCGTCCTCGCGGTGAGGCCGAGGGCGGTGAGCCTCAAGGCTATGACGGGCTCTCCCGACGAGGGCCTTTCGAACGGTTGCTCGTCAGTGAGTGGCTCTGGGCATTGGAGGCACCGGAAGAACTGGTGCGCCGCGCGGCGTTCGGCGAACTGTCGTTCCTCAAGCCCGCGTTCCATCAGCCGCAGGGGGCTCGGCGCACCGTGGTGCTGCTGGACGTGGGACCGGATCAGCTGGGCTTGCCGCGAATCGCGCACCTCGCGCTGCTGGTCGTGCTCGCGCGCCGCGCGGAGGCCGTGGGCGCGGCGTTCACCTGGGGCGCGCTCCAGACCGAGCCCGCTCAAGCCACCCATACGGGCCTGGGCGGCACGTCGCTCCTCGCGTGGCTGACCGCCCGCTCCACCACGCCCGCATCGTCGCGACACCTGACCGCGTGGCGCGAGGCGCTGGAGCTTTCAAGCGCGCCCGAGGACGTGTGGCTCGTGGGCTCCTCGCGCCTGGGGCGTCTGGAGGGCGCGGAGGGGATGTCCAGCGTGGAGGTCTCCGAACCGATGGAGCCCGGCGCGCACCGGCTCGACGTGGACGTGCGGCCCGCGGGCCGTGTTCCCCGCTCGGTGGTGCTGGAGCTTCCGCCTCCGGCGGATTGCCTGCGCCTGCTGCGCAATCCCTTCGCTTCCAATCAGCAGGCTTCCGGGGTGATGCCGCGCAAGGCCGACCGGCGGATCGTGAAGTTCTCCTTCTCCGGTGATGGCCGGCGCGTGCTGCTGTTCTCCGCGAACGGCGCCGTCGAGGCCATGGCGGTGCCGCATTCTCCGCGCGCCACCGTGCCCAAGCCCCGGCGCGTCCAGGTCCCGCGAGGGCAGCAGGTAATCGCGGCGGGGTGGCGCTCCTCGGGTGGGTTGCTCGTACTCGCCAGTCACCTGGATGGCTACGTGATGCACGGGCAGGTACACACGCCGCAGGGACTCCGGAAGGCGCGCTACCACGCAGCGGATGACAGCAAACAGCCAGCCCTCGCGCCGGGGGCGCTCCCGCTGAGCCTCGTGAGCTGGGTGAATCCACGTGGGCAGGAATACCTGTGGTTGAAGGACGGCAAGGGCCGGTTGTTCTCGCTGGCGCCTCCGTCGTCGATGGGGACCTCGGCGCTGAGCCTGGAGGAGGAGGGGGTCTCTTCCATGGCGGAGGTGCACTCACTCCCGCTTTGCGTGCTGCGGCCCCAGAACCTGGGAGCGGGGCGCGCGATCATCTCGCGGCTCAAGGTGCTGGGCGAAGAACCGGCACGATTCGTCCCCATCAACGCGCGGCACGGGGATGCGTACTTCGGCTACTCGCCGTCGGGGGCGCATCCCGAGGCAGGGCTACTCGCGGCGCGTGACAATGATTCAGACTGGAAGCTGTTCCTGGACACCGGCGTGTCGGTCATCACCGTGCCAGAGAGGCACCGCGTGGTGGGCGTGGTGCAGCCTCCCGTTCCGTCCCCGCCCGGACTGATCGCATTGCATCCGGAACAACGCGCCTTCACTTTCTTTTCGAGCCAGGCGTCCCGGACGCTCGCGGTGGCCAGTGGTCCCGTGGTGCAGGCCGCGGCGAGCCACGGGCAGCCGGTGTTGGGATGGCTGACGCGGGCAGGGGAGTTCGTGTTGTGGGACCTGATGGAGCAGGCTGTGTTGTACCGCTCCGTCCCGGAGGCCACGTCGTGAGCGCCGCGGCCGGAGTCGTGCGTCCTCGCGCCCAGGTGCACCGGGGCACCGTGGTGGTGGCTGCCTGGTGGTTCCACTCCGGACTGCTGGGAGAGGCCGAGGCACGCCGCCGCGTGCTGGAGGCCTGGAGACCCGGGGCCACGGTCTGGGCGCTGGCGGGTGGCCACTTGCTGAAGCTGGCGACACCGCGCAAGAGCTCGGTGGGGGCCGCACCCGGATTGCCGCTGGTGTTGGAGTCCGGAGTGCTCACCAGCGCGCCGCTGAGCTCGAAGGAACGCGAGCGATTGGAGCCACCCGTGGGAGCCGTCGTGCTGGTGCACGAGGGCGTCGCACGGATGTACGGGCCCGGAGCGCTGCGCCAGGTGGATCCGGGGACGTGGCTGGACGTCTCGGAGTGGCGGCGTGTCCAGGTGAAGGGTCTGGGTGCGCCGCCTCCGCCCTTGAAGGTCGCGCTGGATCCGCTGCCTCCGCCAACACGCGCGACGTTTGGACCGAAGGTGCCCGCGCTCGCGCCCGAAGCGGAGCGCATGCTGGCGCGCATGGCGGGGCGGGAGGTCCCGGTGGTGCGAGAGGGCTTCCTCGCGCGGCTGCGGCGGGTCTTCTCACGGAGGCCCGGCGACGCAGTGCTGACCGTCCGTCGTGAAGGCTTGTTCGCACGGTTGCGCCGTGCCTTTCGCACGGAGACGCAAGACACACCGGGCAACGCGTTGGCCCCGAGTCGCGCGGGATGGCTCGACCGTCTGCGGAGCGCCTTCTCCTCGAACGCGGCTCACACCTCCGCCATGGGCACTGGCGTACGGGCCGGTTGGTTCTCACGGCTCTTCGCTGGAATGCGCGGAGGTGACGCCGCAAAAGCCTCACAGGTCTCCAG harbors:
- a CDS encoding LpqB family beta-propeller domain-containing protein yields the protein MTTALPPALRPWATQLSLFPEDLARHLGPHVARLSAAVGTLRPRGEAEGGEPQGYDGLSRRGPFERLLVSEWLWALEAPEELVRRAAFGELSFLKPAFHQPQGARRTVVLLDVGPDQLGLPRIAHLALLVVLARRAEAVGAAFTWGALQTEPAQATHTGLGGTSLLAWLTARSTTPASSRHLTAWREALELSSAPEDVWLVGSSRLGRLEGAEGMSSVEVSEPMEPGAHRLDVDVRPAGRVPRSVVLELPPPADCLRLLRNPFASNQQASGVMPRKADRRIVKFSFSGDGRRVLLFSANGAVEAMAVPHSPRATVPKPRRVQVPRGQQVIAAGWRSSGGLLVLASHLDGYVMHGQVHTPQGLRKARYHAADDSKQPALAPGALPLSLVSWVNPRGQEYLWLKDGKGRLFSLAPPSSMGTSALSLEEEGVSSMAEVHSLPLCVLRPQNLGAGRAIISRLKVLGEEPARFVPINARHGDAYFGYSPSGAHPEAGLLAARDNDSDWKLFLDTGVSVITVPERHRVVGVVQPPVPSPPGLIALHPEQRAFTFFSSQASRTLAVASGPVVQAAASHGQPVLGWLTRAGEFVLWDLMEQAVLYRSVPEATS
- a CDS encoding SRPBCC family protein — its product is MSTTRIHHHLKAPRSRVYSALIDARAVATWMVPDGMTSQVHVFEPREGGAFRISLTYDAPTETGKTTAHMDTHHGRFVKLVPDEQVIETTEFETTDPALQGEMIITFTLTDAQDGGTDLLSVHEGLPPGVPPADNELGWRMSLEKLAKYVEQSPLE
- a CDS encoding bpX5 domain-containing protein; protein product: MRPPLEPVVAGLPVRWRPRALPLEPVAVAGVGPVALALGHRASRAEDATLASWTGVAGPDVLVLLGTAASLPWVDGAVYLGRDPLAPALLLPCALEPDVAPSLLERALLAGQGDAPLVVLPASGVLVSVAAAKPVARASLTAWLSVPAVEAAS